In Sander lucioperca isolate FBNREF2018 chromosome 21, SLUC_FBN_1.2, whole genome shotgun sequence, the following proteins share a genomic window:
- the LOC116059406 gene encoding uncharacterized protein LOC116059406 isoform X1 yields the protein MDLNHSSCWDSILEKVKPHIPAIDFDSSSSENEEIVTIYQRPAGLSLKVPEDFDIFSMDDDELEELLKPVAQTCWSEESMKLDDDEIVEGTKATLWGTKHSEDAEDAASCERVIVELNRAKLDVSVKPNVDSTKSDMGFTALSFARLDQWDLDDVLQNLRGDGLPLRRVSVEPSKIHADGDKDRSQGNIMERIVTFCQSQSSKYLPETVKTPNHIRQNNVCNKSSEMMEAELQLSHQECPTVYIDLRCPDPSIKPPRTSPNLTSESKSPAKLNTHQETPHAKKPNLKVHAESRMGGREVTGKSMLLQKIREMNRNGNKYPSKYTDPPYSVPGNEAEELKEKLPQPVESTCSHASHHLWEDKKSSHVQFEYRNPKMESPPTTQQSTIKESKHLSDQQQVKQTLQHEQHQQIFKQLQIHRPHKSVNQKQPAAERTDVLYDCEASHLQSISTLPANIESKGCMLLTVNLSSPGMVEAKAHGRKKHLDPAANKSDIYNTLVAWFLSLVGPDPGHNEDEVGAQVPFWVAGLQQLWTEGGLALHVLAVAHHSYTPRKRDVDIHAPFYNHVCRFLCETSLTVIARWLPQLKSLLDQQAYASPIHLPSSCLNGFISTTSNKKVIDRIFCLSPGFYWQTVETQECVCKGRETTQELHTEVSVALGCRAFLLHPLKTHYTLQLILDSGLDVCGLRLLYPPQGFLSDSAGAVPVIQRTDETCQPVLALAVRGLQAHTVLKDLTSSLDPLLPRKTDPTSLNPLHCRGQEPPLFYSTRLASQVHRELCVWFSGRLPGGNAQNHNRVAPSDDRVGGSLFNLSRSPSFLCATTKADLLLVVSPAVPPCCYSHVLAVCERRGFSLRGLRSLQLQSNKAAVIGLSNQQALVFCSPHSVSQDPGLLELPSHCLLLLLRRENAVHHSVSLPAALMREFKAQKLLGCIHSRLDGVNTVEPSFCFHTVPYSSNLFHIFVKCMWAVPDPSRVILSHKKCSFNSDMEQVAILTLCGKYMSQGLNLLHRVLAEGPQGDVRHAGFKLLGLKWLPALTRLQAQELSPYEVGEQLCKDSLENLMSSPALVCALRRVDVFSSLRKLLPRDYPGNLSVLMSPTPEVAFRQTSLFFFEHEMIPDHSVLPVLKFPPQNCSIKGPQMLLTVCLFKPRIWTHSLAKIGHKLQLTGLTLVGLHVVSLDKSNATSLLPAQSDPSDLEAHVEYLCSGSSLALCLQGENAVRRLLDVLSQDDSSLWTYYASGSYQKAIQDVKRLFPEGLCCTETSTMRQEQILSMRSDLLASVERKQSCTLAPVDQDGLSPSMVSGTNGEIRGAVWQTTCLLIPLNASPLSQVPFQLDMLEQLLRSGCHLVAGRMSILDDEQRKHIADTLKMSSRRDERMAHLYTTAPCLIMALQGKAIATCFNMILESIYKVRSDLEKVGEIIIYPENQKEAKQLICYLFDALSPESCQTVAIKLKWMH from the exons ATGGACCTAAATCATTCGTCGTGTTGGGATTCGATTCTAGAGAAGGTGAAACCACATATACCGGCAATCGACTTCGACTCTTCatca TCTGAGAATGAAGAGATTGTCACCATATATCAAAGACCAGCTGGTCTTTCCCTGAAGGTCCCTGaagactttgacattttttcaatgGATGATGATGAACTAGAG GAGCTGTTGAAACCTGTAGCTCAGACATGCTGGTCAGAAGAGAGTATGAAGTTGGATGATGATGAAATTGTGGAAGGCACTAAAGCAACTCTGTGGGGTACAAAACACTCAGAAGATGCTGAAGACGCAGCTTCTTGTGAGAGAGTTATTGTGGAGTTGAACAGAGCCAAGCTGGATGTCTCTGTAAAACCAAATGTGGACAGCACAAAATCTGATATGGGTTTTACTGCTCTCTCATTTGCG AGGCTTGACCAGTGGGATTTGGATGATGTCCTCCAAAATCTAAGAGGGGATGGGCTGCCTTTACGACGTGTGTCAGTTGAACCTTCAAAAATACATGCAG ATGGTGACAAGGACAGATCCCAGGGAAATATAATGGAGAGGATAGTTACTTTCTGTCAGAGCCAGTCATCTAAGTATCTGCCAGAGACTGTGAAAACTCCAAACCACATCAG ACAGAATAATGTGTGCAACAAATCATCGGAGATGATGGAAGCAGAGCTGCAGCTGAGCCACCAGGAATGTCCCACTGTTTATATTGACCTGCGTTGCCCTGATCCTTCAATAAAACCACCAAGAACATCCCCAAATCTTACATCAGAGTCAAAGTCACCAGCCAAACTTAACACTCACCAGGAAACACCACATGCAAAGAAACCCAATCTCAAAGTGCATGCTGAATCACGGATGGGGGGCAG GGAAGTGACTGGCAAGAGTATGTTGCTTCAGAAAATCAGGGAGATGAATAGAAATGGGAATAAATATCCCAGTAAATATACAGATCCTCCATATTCAGTGCCAGGAAATGAAGCAGAAGAACTAAAAGAGAAGTTACCCCAGCCTGTAGAGTCTACATGTAGCCATGCGTCACACCATCTGTGGGAAGATAAAAAATCTTCACATGTGCAGTTTGAGTACAGAAACCCTAAAATGGAAAGCCCACCAACAACTCAGCAAAGTACAATCAAAGAATCAAAGCATCTGAG TGACCAACAACAAGTTAAGCAGACATTACAACATGAACAACACCAGCAGATTTTCAAACAACTACAAATACATCGTCCACACAAATCTGTCAACCAGAAGCAGCCAGCTGCTGAAAGGACTGATGTTCTTTATGATTGT GAAGCATCTCATCTACAATCAATCAGTACGCTACCAGCAAATATTGAAAGTAAGGGGTGTATGCTACTGACCGTCAACCTCTCCAGTCCTGGCATGGTTGAAGCAAAAGCTCATGGGAGGAAAAAACATCTGGATCCAGCTGCAAATAAATCAGATATCTACAACACTTTAGTGGCTTGGTTTTTGTCTTTG GTTGGCCCAGACCCAGGCCATAATGAAGACGAGGTTGGTGCACAGGTCCCATTCTGGGTTGCAGGACTTCAGCAGCTGTGGACAGAGGGTGGACTTGCTTTGCATGTTTTAGCTGTGGCTCATCACTCTTATACACCAAGG AAAAGGGACGTAGACATCCATGCACCTTTCTATAACCATGTCTGCAGGTTCCTCTGTGAGACCTCACTCACTGTAATCGCCCGCTGGCTACCTCAGCTCAAAAGCTTGCTGGACCAACAAGCCTATGCCTCACCCATCCATCTGCCCTCTTcctgtttaaatggtttcatcTCCACCACCTCCAATAAAAAG GTTATAGATAGGATATTTTGTCTCAGTCCAGGGTTTTACTGGCAGACTGTGGAAACTCAGGAGTGTGTTTGTAAGGGGAGAGAGACCACACAAGAGCTGCACACAGAG GTATCAGTTGCTCTGGGATGCAGAGCTTTCCTCCTACATCCCCTCAAAACACACTACACCCTCCAGCTTATTCTCGACTCAGGACTCGATGTGTGTGGTCTGCGGCTCCTTTATCCACCACAGGGGTTCCTGAGTGACAGTGCTG GTGCTGTACCAGTTATCCAGAGAACTGATGAGACCTGCCAGCCCGTTCTTGCCCTTGCTGTTCGGGGCCTTCAAGCCCACACAGTGTTGAAAGATTTAACTAGTTCCTTAGATCCTCTGCTGCCCAGAAAGACAGATCCAACTTCTCTTAACCCTCTCCACTGCAGAGGTCAAGAACCTCCACTCTTCTACTCCACTCGACTGGCCAGTCAAGTCCACAGGGAGCTGTGCGTGTGGTTTTCAGGAAGACTTCCAGGAGGAAATGCACAGAATCACAACCG AGTTGCACCTTCAGATGACAGAGTCGGAGGCAGCCTGTTCAATTTGAGCAGATCACCTTCCTTTCTGTGTGCTACAACAAAAG CTGACTTACTCCTCGTGGTGTCGCCTGCTGTGCCTCCATGTTGCTACAGCCATGTGCTGGCTGTTTGTGAACGCAGAGGCTTCAGTCTGCGGGGGCTGCGGAGCCTGCAGCTTCAGAGCAATAAAGCTGCAGTCATTGGACTCTCCAACCAGCAG GCCCTTGTGTTCTGTAGTCCACATTCTGTGAGCCAGGATCCGGGTCTGCTGGAGCTGCCCTCTCACTGTCTGTTGTTGTTACTGAGGAGAGAGAATGCAGTGCACCACAGTGTTAGTCTGCCAGCAG CCCTAATGAGAGAATTTAAGGCACAAAAGCTTCTGGGTTGCATCCACTCCAGACTTGATGGTGTTAACACAGTAGAGCCAAGCTTCTGCTTCCACACTGTGCCTTACAGCAGTAACCTGTTCCATATCTTTG ttaAGTGTATGTGGGCAGTGCCAGATCCTTCCAGGGTGATCCTGTCCCATAAGAAGTGTTCATTCAACTCTGACATGGAACAGGTGGCAATTTTGACCTTGTGTGGGAAGTACATGAGCCAAGGCCTGAACCTCCTACACAGAGTGCTGGCAGAAGGGCCACAAG GTGATGTCCGACATGCAGGATTCAAGCTGCTTGGCCTGAAGTGGCTGCCTGCATTGACTCGACTTCAGGCTCAGGAACTGAGTCCATACGAGGTGGGAGAGCAGCTCTGTAAAGACAGCCTGGAGAATCTGATGTCCTCTCCTGCCCTAGTGTGTGCTCTTAGACGGGTGGATGTTTTTTCTTCACTGAGGAAGCTTCTACCACGCGACTACCCCGGTAACCTGAGTGTCCTGATGTCACCCACACCTGAAGTGGCTTTCAGACAAAcctccctcttcttctttgAGCATGAGATGATTCCTG ACCACAGCGTACTCCCAGTTCTGAAGTTTCCTCCCCAAAACTGCAGTATAAAAG GTCCACAGATGCTGCTCACTGTGTGCCTGTTCAAGCCACGAATCTGGACTCACTCTCTGGCTAAAATAGGCCACAAACTCCAGCTGACTGGCCTCACATTGGTGGGCCTGCATGTAGTGAGCCTGGACAAAAGCAATGCTACCTCACTACTACCTGCACAAAGT GACCCCTCAGACTTGGAGGCCCATGTGGAGTACTTGTGCTCTGGCTCCTCACTAGCTCTCTGCCTCCAGGGGGAGAATGCTGTGAGGAGGCTGCTGGATGTGCTGAGCCAAGATGACTCATCCCTGTGGACCTATTATG CATCAGGATCATATCAGAAAGCAATTCAGGATGTGAAGAGGCTTTTTCCAGAGGGGCTCTGCTGTACTGAGACCAGCACAATGAGACAAGAGCAG ATACTCAGCATGCGTTCAGACCTTTTAGCCTCTGTGGAGCGCAAACAGAGCTGCACACTGGCCCCTGTGGACCAGGACGGTCTGTCACCTTCGATGGTATCAGGAACAAATGGAG AGATACGCGGTGCCGTCTGGCAGACAACTTGTCTGCTGATACCCTTAAATGCTTCACCTCTCAGCCAAGTGCCATTCCAGCTGGACATGCTTGAGCAGCTGCTGAGGTCAGGCTGCCATCTGGTGGCAGGGAGGATGAGCATACTGGATGATGAGCAGAGGAAACATATCGCTGacacactgaaaatgtcatCGAGAAGAGATGAAAGG ATGGCTCATCTTTACACAACAGCACCCTGTCTCATCATGGCTCTACAAGGGAAAGCGATTGCGACATGCTTTAACATGATCCTTGAAAG CATTTACAAGGTGAGGTCAGATCTCGAAAAAGTGGGGGAAATTATTATCTACCCAGAGAATCAGAAAGAG GCCAAGCAGCTGATATGCTACCTATTTGATGCCTTGTCTCCTGAGAGCTGTCAAACCGTTGCCATAAAGTTGAAATGGATGCACTAG
- the LOC116059406 gene encoding uncharacterized protein LOC116059406 isoform X3 has translation MDLNHSSCWDSILEKSENEEIVTIYQRPAGLSLKVPEDFDIFSMDDDELEELLKPVAQTCWSEESMKLDDDEIVEGTKATLWGTKHSEDAEDAASCERVIVELNRAKLDVSVKPNVDSTKSDMGFTALSFARLDQWDLDDVLQNLRGDGLPLRRVSVEPSKIHADGDKDRSQGNIMERIVTFCQSQSSKYLPETVKTPNHIRQNNVCNKSSEMMEAELQLSHQECPTVYIDLRCPDPSIKPPRTSPNLTSESKSPAKLNTHQETPHAKKPNLKVHAESRMGGREVTGKSMLLQKIREMNRNGNKYPSKYTDPPYSVPGNEAEELKEKLPQPVESTCSHASHHLWEDKKSSHVQFEYRNPKMESPPTTQQSTIKESKHLSDQQQVKQTLQHEQHQQIFKQLQIHRPHKSVNQKQPAAERTDVLYDCEASHLQSISTLPANIESKGCMLLTVNLSSPGMVEAKAHGRKKHLDPAANKSDIYNTLVAWFLSLVGPDPGHNEDEVGAQVPFWVAGLQQLWTEGGLALHVLAVAHHSYTPRKRDVDIHAPFYNHVCRFLCETSLTVIARWLPQLKSLLDQQAYASPIHLPSSCLNGFISTTSNKKVIDRIFCLSPGFYWQTVETQECVCKGRETTQELHTEVSVALGCRAFLLHPLKTHYTLQLILDSGLDVCGLRLLYPPQGFLSDSAGAVPVIQRTDETCQPVLALAVRGLQAHTVLKDLTSSLDPLLPRKTDPTSLNPLHCRGQEPPLFYSTRLASQVHRELCVWFSGRLPGGNAQNHNRVAPSDDRVGGSLFNLSRSPSFLCATTKADLLLVVSPAVPPCCYSHVLAVCERRGFSLRGLRSLQLQSNKAAVIGLSNQQALVFCSPHSVSQDPGLLELPSHCLLLLLRRENAVHHSVSLPAALMREFKAQKLLGCIHSRLDGVNTVEPSFCFHTVPYSSNLFHIFVKCMWAVPDPSRVILSHKKCSFNSDMEQVAILTLCGKYMSQGLNLLHRVLAEGPQGDVRHAGFKLLGLKWLPALTRLQAQELSPYEVGEQLCKDSLENLMSSPALVCALRRVDVFSSLRKLLPRDYPGNLSVLMSPTPEVAFRQTSLFFFEHEMIPDHSVLPVLKFPPQNCSIKGPQMLLTVCLFKPRIWTHSLAKIGHKLQLTGLTLVGLHVVSLDKSNATSLLPAQSDPSDLEAHVEYLCSGSSLALCLQGENAVRRLLDVLSQDDSSLWTYYASGSYQKAIQDVKRLFPEGLCCTETSTMRQEQILSMRSDLLASVERKQSCTLAPVDQDGLSPSMVSGTNGEIRGAVWQTTCLLIPLNASPLSQVPFQLDMLEQLLRSGCHLVAGRMSILDDEQRKHIADTLKMSSRRDERMAHLYTTAPCLIMALQGKAIATCFNMILESIYKVRSDLEKVGEIIIYPENQKEAKQLICYLFDALSPESCQTVAIKLKWMH, from the exons ATGGACCTAAATCATTCGTCGTGTTGGGATTCGATTCTAGAGAAG TCTGAGAATGAAGAGATTGTCACCATATATCAAAGACCAGCTGGTCTTTCCCTGAAGGTCCCTGaagactttgacattttttcaatgGATGATGATGAACTAGAG GAGCTGTTGAAACCTGTAGCTCAGACATGCTGGTCAGAAGAGAGTATGAAGTTGGATGATGATGAAATTGTGGAAGGCACTAAAGCAACTCTGTGGGGTACAAAACACTCAGAAGATGCTGAAGACGCAGCTTCTTGTGAGAGAGTTATTGTGGAGTTGAACAGAGCCAAGCTGGATGTCTCTGTAAAACCAAATGTGGACAGCACAAAATCTGATATGGGTTTTACTGCTCTCTCATTTGCG AGGCTTGACCAGTGGGATTTGGATGATGTCCTCCAAAATCTAAGAGGGGATGGGCTGCCTTTACGACGTGTGTCAGTTGAACCTTCAAAAATACATGCAG ATGGTGACAAGGACAGATCCCAGGGAAATATAATGGAGAGGATAGTTACTTTCTGTCAGAGCCAGTCATCTAAGTATCTGCCAGAGACTGTGAAAACTCCAAACCACATCAG ACAGAATAATGTGTGCAACAAATCATCGGAGATGATGGAAGCAGAGCTGCAGCTGAGCCACCAGGAATGTCCCACTGTTTATATTGACCTGCGTTGCCCTGATCCTTCAATAAAACCACCAAGAACATCCCCAAATCTTACATCAGAGTCAAAGTCACCAGCCAAACTTAACACTCACCAGGAAACACCACATGCAAAGAAACCCAATCTCAAAGTGCATGCTGAATCACGGATGGGGGGCAG GGAAGTGACTGGCAAGAGTATGTTGCTTCAGAAAATCAGGGAGATGAATAGAAATGGGAATAAATATCCCAGTAAATATACAGATCCTCCATATTCAGTGCCAGGAAATGAAGCAGAAGAACTAAAAGAGAAGTTACCCCAGCCTGTAGAGTCTACATGTAGCCATGCGTCACACCATCTGTGGGAAGATAAAAAATCTTCACATGTGCAGTTTGAGTACAGAAACCCTAAAATGGAAAGCCCACCAACAACTCAGCAAAGTACAATCAAAGAATCAAAGCATCTGAG TGACCAACAACAAGTTAAGCAGACATTACAACATGAACAACACCAGCAGATTTTCAAACAACTACAAATACATCGTCCACACAAATCTGTCAACCAGAAGCAGCCAGCTGCTGAAAGGACTGATGTTCTTTATGATTGT GAAGCATCTCATCTACAATCAATCAGTACGCTACCAGCAAATATTGAAAGTAAGGGGTGTATGCTACTGACCGTCAACCTCTCCAGTCCTGGCATGGTTGAAGCAAAAGCTCATGGGAGGAAAAAACATCTGGATCCAGCTGCAAATAAATCAGATATCTACAACACTTTAGTGGCTTGGTTTTTGTCTTTG GTTGGCCCAGACCCAGGCCATAATGAAGACGAGGTTGGTGCACAGGTCCCATTCTGGGTTGCAGGACTTCAGCAGCTGTGGACAGAGGGTGGACTTGCTTTGCATGTTTTAGCTGTGGCTCATCACTCTTATACACCAAGG AAAAGGGACGTAGACATCCATGCACCTTTCTATAACCATGTCTGCAGGTTCCTCTGTGAGACCTCACTCACTGTAATCGCCCGCTGGCTACCTCAGCTCAAAAGCTTGCTGGACCAACAAGCCTATGCCTCACCCATCCATCTGCCCTCTTcctgtttaaatggtttcatcTCCACCACCTCCAATAAAAAG GTTATAGATAGGATATTTTGTCTCAGTCCAGGGTTTTACTGGCAGACTGTGGAAACTCAGGAGTGTGTTTGTAAGGGGAGAGAGACCACACAAGAGCTGCACACAGAG GTATCAGTTGCTCTGGGATGCAGAGCTTTCCTCCTACATCCCCTCAAAACACACTACACCCTCCAGCTTATTCTCGACTCAGGACTCGATGTGTGTGGTCTGCGGCTCCTTTATCCACCACAGGGGTTCCTGAGTGACAGTGCTG GTGCTGTACCAGTTATCCAGAGAACTGATGAGACCTGCCAGCCCGTTCTTGCCCTTGCTGTTCGGGGCCTTCAAGCCCACACAGTGTTGAAAGATTTAACTAGTTCCTTAGATCCTCTGCTGCCCAGAAAGACAGATCCAACTTCTCTTAACCCTCTCCACTGCAGAGGTCAAGAACCTCCACTCTTCTACTCCACTCGACTGGCCAGTCAAGTCCACAGGGAGCTGTGCGTGTGGTTTTCAGGAAGACTTCCAGGAGGAAATGCACAGAATCACAACCG AGTTGCACCTTCAGATGACAGAGTCGGAGGCAGCCTGTTCAATTTGAGCAGATCACCTTCCTTTCTGTGTGCTACAACAAAAG CTGACTTACTCCTCGTGGTGTCGCCTGCTGTGCCTCCATGTTGCTACAGCCATGTGCTGGCTGTTTGTGAACGCAGAGGCTTCAGTCTGCGGGGGCTGCGGAGCCTGCAGCTTCAGAGCAATAAAGCTGCAGTCATTGGACTCTCCAACCAGCAG GCCCTTGTGTTCTGTAGTCCACATTCTGTGAGCCAGGATCCGGGTCTGCTGGAGCTGCCCTCTCACTGTCTGTTGTTGTTACTGAGGAGAGAGAATGCAGTGCACCACAGTGTTAGTCTGCCAGCAG CCCTAATGAGAGAATTTAAGGCACAAAAGCTTCTGGGTTGCATCCACTCCAGACTTGATGGTGTTAACACAGTAGAGCCAAGCTTCTGCTTCCACACTGTGCCTTACAGCAGTAACCTGTTCCATATCTTTG ttaAGTGTATGTGGGCAGTGCCAGATCCTTCCAGGGTGATCCTGTCCCATAAGAAGTGTTCATTCAACTCTGACATGGAACAGGTGGCAATTTTGACCTTGTGTGGGAAGTACATGAGCCAAGGCCTGAACCTCCTACACAGAGTGCTGGCAGAAGGGCCACAAG GTGATGTCCGACATGCAGGATTCAAGCTGCTTGGCCTGAAGTGGCTGCCTGCATTGACTCGACTTCAGGCTCAGGAACTGAGTCCATACGAGGTGGGAGAGCAGCTCTGTAAAGACAGCCTGGAGAATCTGATGTCCTCTCCTGCCCTAGTGTGTGCTCTTAGACGGGTGGATGTTTTTTCTTCACTGAGGAAGCTTCTACCACGCGACTACCCCGGTAACCTGAGTGTCCTGATGTCACCCACACCTGAAGTGGCTTTCAGACAAAcctccctcttcttctttgAGCATGAGATGATTCCTG ACCACAGCGTACTCCCAGTTCTGAAGTTTCCTCCCCAAAACTGCAGTATAAAAG GTCCACAGATGCTGCTCACTGTGTGCCTGTTCAAGCCACGAATCTGGACTCACTCTCTGGCTAAAATAGGCCACAAACTCCAGCTGACTGGCCTCACATTGGTGGGCCTGCATGTAGTGAGCCTGGACAAAAGCAATGCTACCTCACTACTACCTGCACAAAGT GACCCCTCAGACTTGGAGGCCCATGTGGAGTACTTGTGCTCTGGCTCCTCACTAGCTCTCTGCCTCCAGGGGGAGAATGCTGTGAGGAGGCTGCTGGATGTGCTGAGCCAAGATGACTCATCCCTGTGGACCTATTATG CATCAGGATCATATCAGAAAGCAATTCAGGATGTGAAGAGGCTTTTTCCAGAGGGGCTCTGCTGTACTGAGACCAGCACAATGAGACAAGAGCAG ATACTCAGCATGCGTTCAGACCTTTTAGCCTCTGTGGAGCGCAAACAGAGCTGCACACTGGCCCCTGTGGACCAGGACGGTCTGTCACCTTCGATGGTATCAGGAACAAATGGAG AGATACGCGGTGCCGTCTGGCAGACAACTTGTCTGCTGATACCCTTAAATGCTTCACCTCTCAGCCAAGTGCCATTCCAGCTGGACATGCTTGAGCAGCTGCTGAGGTCAGGCTGCCATCTGGTGGCAGGGAGGATGAGCATACTGGATGATGAGCAGAGGAAACATATCGCTGacacactgaaaatgtcatCGAGAAGAGATGAAAGG ATGGCTCATCTTTACACAACAGCACCCTGTCTCATCATGGCTCTACAAGGGAAAGCGATTGCGACATGCTTTAACATGATCCTTGAAAG CATTTACAAGGTGAGGTCAGATCTCGAAAAAGTGGGGGAAATTATTATCTACCCAGAGAATCAGAAAGAG GCCAAGCAGCTGATATGCTACCTATTTGATGCCTTGTCTCCTGAGAGCTGTCAAACCGTTGCCATAAAGTTGAAATGGATGCACTAG